A region of Granulicella aggregans DNA encodes the following proteins:
- the argH gene encoding argininosuccinate lyase, translated as MSDAKRHATKMWSGRFREPLNAAFEEWQRSFPFDWRLLPQEVAASKAHARAIAAAGILTEAELTKMQEGLDAVLANNPLHAETILAKATNAEDIHHFVELELTKQIGDLALKLHTARSRNEQIATDMRLFVRDAIDNTIDGLRAWHGALTTLAAEAGENVIPSYTHLQRAEPVLVAHWLLAYASMIERDISRLTDARARMNYCPLGSGAVAGATLALDRTIAARELNFTAPTPNSMDATSDRDFALDFTQAVATLGIHISRFAEELTLYSTAEFGFLDLPEAFSTGSSAMPQKKNPDLTELIRGKSGRLLGAATTLATLIKGLPLAYNKDLQEGQEPVFDSADTIAGILSVLPAFTRALKFNFDRMKTAATTGYLNSMAAATYLSNKGVPFRKAHEIIGNAVRLGIETKRELDDITLSELQQLSPAFAEDFFAAITLEATLDCHDVIGGTARPRVAEALAASKKKVSSQGTESEK; from the coding sequence ATGTCTGATGCAAAGCGACACGCAACAAAAATGTGGTCAGGACGCTTCCGCGAGCCACTCAACGCAGCCTTCGAAGAATGGCAGCGCAGCTTCCCCTTCGACTGGCGTCTCCTCCCGCAAGAGGTAGCCGCATCGAAGGCGCACGCCCGCGCCATCGCAGCCGCAGGCATCCTCACCGAAGCCGAGCTTACGAAGATGCAAGAAGGCCTCGATGCCGTCCTGGCCAACAATCCCCTGCACGCTGAAACGATCCTCGCCAAGGCCACCAACGCCGAAGACATCCACCACTTCGTCGAGCTCGAACTGACCAAGCAGATCGGCGACCTCGCCCTCAAACTCCACACCGCCCGCAGCCGCAACGAGCAGATCGCGACCGACATGCGTCTCTTCGTCCGCGACGCCATCGACAACACAATCGACGGCCTCCGCGCCTGGCACGGAGCCCTCACCACGCTCGCAGCTGAAGCTGGCGAAAATGTGATCCCTTCCTACACCCATCTCCAACGCGCCGAACCCGTGCTCGTCGCCCACTGGCTCCTCGCCTACGCCAGCATGATCGAGCGCGACATCTCGCGCCTCACCGACGCCCGCGCCCGCATGAACTACTGCCCTCTTGGCTCAGGCGCAGTGGCAGGAGCAACGCTTGCCCTCGACCGGACCATCGCCGCACGCGAGCTAAACTTCACCGCGCCCACTCCCAACAGCATGGACGCCACATCCGACCGCGACTTCGCCCTCGACTTCACCCAGGCCGTCGCCACGCTCGGCATCCACATCTCGCGCTTCGCAGAAGAGTTGACGCTCTACTCCACAGCCGAGTTCGGCTTTCTCGACCTCCCCGAGGCCTTTTCCACCGGCTCGAGCGCGATGCCGCAGAAGAAGAACCCCGACCTCACCGAGCTCATCCGGGGCAAGTCCGGTCGCCTGCTCGGCGCGGCCACCACGCTGGCCACGCTCATCAAGGGCCTGCCGCTCGCCTACAACAAAGATCTGCAAGAAGGCCAGGAGCCGGTCTTCGATTCGGCAGACACCATCGCCGGAATCCTATCCGTCCTTCCCGCCTTTACTCGCGCATTGAAGTTCAACTTCGACCGCATGAAGACCGCCGCCACCACCGGCTATCTCAACTCCATGGCCGCCGCGACGTACCTCTCGAACAAGGGCGTCCCTTTCCGCAAAGCGCACGAGATCATCGGCAACGCCGTGCGCCTCGGCATCGAAACCAAGCGTGAACTCGACGACATCACGCTCTCGGAACTACAACAACTGTCACCCGCCTTCGCCGAAGACTTCTTTGCCGCAATCACGCTGGAAGCTACACTGGATTGTCATGACGTTATCGGCGGAACCGCACGCCCTCGCGTCGCCGAAGCCCTTGCCGCATCTAAAAAGAAGGTTTCTTCACAAGGAACCGAAAGCGAGAAGTAA
- a CDS encoding phospholipid carrier-dependent glycosyltransferase has translation MALLLPVAVAALLYFAFRSRGDSSRVALLRAAIFSVTILVTISEVLSIPYLLTQPALTVAWVIALAGAGFFLFRSRKSRPSVPAGEFRPAIHIPPHLAKIDIVLAAIVGAILATIGLIAIVVPPNSWDVMEHHMPRVLFWVSNHTLRPFPTPDYTQIVLGDAAEMVTLNTYLLSGSDRFANLVEFLSFAGSAIAVTLIASRFGARRTGQLLAAIFVLTIPELVLESSGSMTTGVVTFFTVTACCFLLKAGAEPNEWDLITAALAAGLSLLTKGMTFVYLPVLLIGCMAFRPSPILLWALKRLPLFIALVLAINTGQFVRAYQITGTPFDAPFPNGGPRLAFGNGHITPATIAANTLRQVTLQMGTPSDKLNAYVESSTRKAIHLLGQDADDPNALWSNLPYEVDRPTRLETQAGNPIHFALILGCFAILIFLRLDVKDQRVRFYILSILIAFIAYSAVIRWQPWGSRFHMPLFVMAAVLVGCTAERILRRPWQVFGFAALLLVIVAPYLLSNSIRSILHTKGFPTIFEPRQLLYFANEHSAEASSQIALAHAIDASHCSHIGLDAYLPTPEPEIGMSPPSFFIYPLLAQLHIDGRSRFLRYINVQNPTQTFAAATSTTPPCAIICLSCRQSNGRKSDASMGDTHIFGDDELVFPK, from the coding sequence TTGGCCCTACTTCTGCCCGTCGCCGTCGCTGCCCTTCTTTATTTTGCCTTCCGCTCCCGTGGCGACAGCTCACGCGTCGCTCTCCTTCGCGCCGCCATCTTTTCTGTAACCATTCTGGTTACGATCTCTGAAGTCCTCAGCATTCCCTATCTCCTCACCCAACCTGCCCTTACCGTCGCATGGGTCATAGCCCTCGCGGGTGCCGGCTTCTTTCTCTTTCGCTCCCGCAAGTCACGCCCTTCCGTACCCGCGGGCGAGTTCCGTCCGGCGATCCACATTCCTCCGCACCTCGCCAAGATAGACATCGTTCTCGCGGCCATCGTAGGCGCCATCCTCGCCACAATCGGGCTTATCGCCATCGTCGTTCCGCCCAATAGCTGGGACGTCATGGAGCACCACATGCCGCGCGTCCTCTTCTGGGTCAGCAACCATACCCTGCGTCCCTTCCCCACACCGGACTACACGCAGATCGTGCTCGGCGACGCCGCCGAAATGGTGACCCTCAACACCTACCTGCTCTCCGGCTCCGACCGCTTTGCCAATCTCGTCGAGTTCCTCTCCTTCGCCGGCTCAGCCATCGCAGTCACACTGATCGCTAGCCGTTTTGGAGCACGCCGGACCGGCCAGCTACTGGCCGCGATCTTCGTCCTCACTATCCCAGAGCTTGTCCTTGAATCCTCCGGCTCCATGACCACCGGCGTCGTCACCTTCTTCACCGTCACCGCGTGCTGCTTCCTTCTCAAGGCTGGCGCAGAACCGAACGAGTGGGACCTGATCACGGCTGCCCTCGCAGCCGGACTCTCTTTGCTCACCAAGGGCATGACCTTCGTCTACCTGCCTGTTCTGCTCATCGGCTGCATGGCCTTCCGGCCATCGCCTATTCTCCTGTGGGCGCTTAAGCGGCTACCCCTCTTCATCGCGCTTGTACTCGCTATCAACACTGGCCAGTTTGTTCGCGCTTACCAGATCACCGGCACGCCCTTCGATGCTCCCTTTCCGAATGGTGGGCCACGTCTGGCCTTCGGCAATGGCCACATTACGCCCGCGACGATCGCCGCCAACACCCTTCGCCAGGTCACGCTGCAGATGGGCACGCCCTCCGACAAGCTCAACGCGTACGTCGAGTCTTCGACCCGTAAGGCGATTCACTTGCTAGGACAAGACGCCGACGATCCGAATGCCCTCTGGTCGAATCTTCCGTATGAGGTTGACCGTCCTACGCGCCTCGAAACCCAGGCCGGGAACCCGATTCACTTCGCACTTATCCTCGGCTGCTTCGCCATCCTGATCTTTCTTCGTCTCGACGTCAAAGACCAACGCGTCCGCTTCTACATACTCAGCATCCTCATTGCGTTCATCGCCTACTCCGCCGTCATCCGGTGGCAGCCCTGGGGCAGCCGGTTTCACATGCCGCTCTTCGTCATGGCCGCCGTTCTCGTCGGCTGCACTGCGGAGCGCATCCTGCGTCGACCATGGCAGGTTTTCGGGTTCGCCGCGCTTTTGCTGGTCATCGTAGCGCCGTATCTACTGTCTAACTCCATCCGCTCCATCCTCCACACCAAGGGCTTCCCAACGATCTTCGAACCAAGGCAACTCCTCTACTTCGCGAATGAGCATAGCGCCGAAGCGTCTTCACAGATCGCTCTCGCCCACGCCATCGACGCAAGCCACTGCAGCCACATCGGGCTCGATGCCTACCTTCCAACTCCCGAACCCGAGATCGGCATGAGCCCTCCCTCCTTCTTCATCTACCCTCTGCTTGCGCAGTTGCACATCGACGGCCGCTCGCGATTCCTGCGTTACATCAACGTCCAGAACCCCACCCAGACCTTTGCCGCAGCAACATCAACGACCCCGCCCTGCGCCATCATCTGCCTTAGCTGCCGCCAGTCCAACGGCCGCAAGTCCGACGCCAGCATGGGCGACACGCACATCTTTGGTGACGATGAACTTGTCTTCCCCAAATGA
- a CDS encoding ABC transporter ATP-binding protein, which translates to MGPLNTETFLSLENVNVARGENVVLHDVNLSVRRGEHIAILGPNGCGKSTLIKTITCECYPLVKPGMKVSIFGRERWDLTELKKKLGVVSAELPGKPTLGITGFDAVLTGFFSSSTLWPNLTVTSEMRDKAREVLKRIDSEKLADKVVGEMSAGQQRRVMIGRALVGSADMLLLDEPSNALDLSAQKDLRDLLRGLAQEGTGIMLITHHIADILPEIDRVLMMREGRIVADGAKTELLTAERLGGLLGTTVELVERDGFYFAW; encoded by the coding sequence ATGGGACCTTTGAATACTGAGACGTTTCTATCGCTCGAAAATGTGAATGTGGCACGTGGCGAAAACGTAGTGCTGCATGATGTGAACCTGTCGGTGCGGAGGGGAGAGCATATTGCGATCCTTGGGCCGAACGGTTGCGGCAAGTCGACGCTGATCAAGACGATCACCTGCGAGTGCTATCCGTTGGTGAAGCCGGGGATGAAGGTGAGTATCTTTGGGCGTGAGCGTTGGGATTTAACGGAGCTGAAGAAGAAACTGGGCGTGGTGTCGGCGGAGCTGCCGGGCAAGCCAACGCTCGGGATCACGGGGTTTGACGCGGTGCTGACGGGATTCTTTTCGAGCTCGACGCTGTGGCCGAATCTTACTGTGACTTCGGAGATGAGAGACAAGGCCCGCGAGGTGCTGAAACGGATTGACTCGGAGAAGCTGGCGGACAAAGTTGTTGGGGAGATGTCCGCAGGGCAACAGCGGAGGGTGATGATTGGTCGCGCACTGGTGGGGTCGGCGGACATGTTGCTGCTCGATGAGCCTTCGAATGCGCTGGATCTGTCTGCTCAAAAGGATCTGCGGGATTTGTTGCGTGGACTCGCGCAGGAGGGCACGGGAATTATGCTGATCACGCACCACATCGCCGATATTCTGCCGGAGATCGACCGCGTGCTGATGATGCGAGAGGGAAGGATTGTGGCGGATGGAGCGAAGACGGAGTTGTTGACTGCCGAGAGGCTCGGCGGGTTGCTGGGGACTACCGTGGAGCTGGTGGAAAGGGATGGGTTTTACTTTGCCTGGTGA
- a CDS encoding AIM24 family protein, with amino-acid sequence MEHRIVGTTMPVLEFALGANDAIISEAGELSWMTQTIQMTTHTQMGGGGGFFGAIKRMAGGGSLFMTEYRAIGAPGEVAFAARVPGHIVPVQVGQGVEYLIHRHGFLCATAQIELGVGFQQSLGAGIFGGDGFLLQKVGGYGMAWLELSGEVIVKDLRPGETLRVHPGHVGAFQSSVNFQITRVPGLKNMIFGGDGIFLAALTGPGRVWLQTLPISRLAHQLMEYMPTERRAESVEDGVIGGVVGSVLRNMR; translated from the coding sequence ATGGAGCATCGGATTGTTGGGACGACTATGCCGGTACTGGAGTTCGCGCTGGGGGCGAACGACGCGATCATCTCGGAGGCGGGTGAGCTTTCATGGATGACGCAGACGATCCAGATGACGACGCACACGCAGATGGGCGGTGGTGGGGGCTTCTTCGGGGCGATCAAGCGGATGGCGGGCGGCGGGTCGCTGTTCATGACGGAGTACCGGGCGATAGGCGCTCCCGGCGAAGTTGCGTTTGCCGCGCGGGTGCCGGGGCATATCGTTCCGGTGCAGGTGGGGCAGGGGGTGGAGTACCTGATCCATCGTCACGGATTTTTGTGCGCCACGGCTCAGATTGAACTTGGTGTCGGGTTTCAGCAATCGTTGGGTGCGGGCATCTTTGGCGGCGATGGGTTTCTGCTGCAGAAGGTCGGCGGGTACGGCATGGCATGGCTGGAGCTCTCAGGCGAGGTGATCGTGAAGGACCTTCGACCTGGTGAGACGCTACGGGTTCATCCGGGGCATGTGGGCGCGTTTCAGTCGAGCGTGAACTTCCAGATCACGCGTGTGCCGGGATTGAAGAACATGATCTTTGGTGGGGATGGGATCTTCCTGGCTGCGCTGACCGGGCCGGGGCGTGTGTGGCTGCAGACGCTGCCGATCTCAAGACTAGCGCATCAGCTGATGGAGTACATGCCGACAGAACGCCGCGCGGAGAGCGTGGAGGATGGTGTGATCGGCGGGGTTGTTGGATCGGTGCTGCGGAACATGCGTTAG
- a CDS encoding MauE/DoxX family redox-associated membrane protein: MSIEGPTILPPNDRDKVTAYALLRITLGTNIAMHGVSRVIAGPAVFSTKLATQFAASPLPQPLVHAFGQSLPWLEALFGLLLLIGLRTRAALIGGTLLMLVLTFGSSLIQDWQAASTQLIYAAVYAALLFLLRFNGWSIDALLDRKK, encoded by the coding sequence ATGAGCATTGAAGGCCCCACCATTCTTCCGCCAAACGATCGCGACAAAGTCACCGCTTACGCGCTCCTGCGTATCACGCTCGGAACGAACATCGCAATGCACGGCGTGAGCCGCGTCATCGCTGGCCCCGCCGTCTTCAGTACGAAGTTAGCCACGCAGTTCGCCGCCTCACCCTTACCGCAGCCACTCGTCCACGCCTTCGGGCAAAGCCTGCCCTGGCTCGAAGCTCTCTTCGGCCTCCTCCTGCTCATAGGCCTTCGCACCCGAGCCGCTCTTATCGGCGGAACTCTCCTGATGCTCGTCCTCACCTTCGGCTCATCGCTCATCCAGGATTGGCAGGCCGCTTCGACGCAACTCATTTACGCTGCCGTCTACGCCGCGCTGCTCTTCCTTCTGCGCTTCAACGGCTGGTCCATCGACGCTCTGCTCGATCGCAAAAAGTAG
- a CDS encoding GNAT family N-acetyltransferase, protein MSVLSTLVGAISDSTSTDSSRPRVGGAVVRQAKLQDAVHIFELVNSLSHDGTLLRRNYAEICENVRDFHIAESEAGVFLGCGALHLYGPHLAEVRSIVVKPEAKGQGAGGRILKALLAEAEEQGVVCVSLFTRIPDFFFHFGFRTADRTALPDKIYKDCQACPRLYACDEVAMVRGPLPRMAVLGPSRLPQPELVKLQTGVISHS, encoded by the coding sequence ATGTCCGTACTCTCCACACTCGTCGGAGCCATCAGCGACTCCACCTCAACCGACTCCTCGCGCCCCCGCGTCGGCGGCGCGGTCGTCCGCCAGGCCAAGCTCCAGGACGCCGTCCACATCTTCGAGCTCGTCAACTCGCTCTCGCACGACGGCACCCTCCTCCGCCGCAACTACGCCGAGATCTGCGAGAACGTTCGCGACTTCCACATCGCCGAGTCCGAGGCCGGAGTCTTCCTCGGCTGCGGAGCGCTGCATCTCTACGGGCCGCACCTCGCCGAAGTCCGCAGCATCGTCGTCAAGCCCGAAGCCAAGGGCCAGGGCGCGGGCGGCCGCATCCTCAAGGCTCTGCTCGCCGAGGCCGAAGAACAAGGCGTCGTCTGCGTCAGCCTCTTCACCCGCATCCCCGACTTCTTCTTCCACTTCGGCTTTCGCACCGCCGACCGCACCGCACTGCCCGATAAGATCTACAAAGACTGCCAGGCCTGCCCGCGCCTCTACGCTTGCGACGAGGTTGCCATGGTCCGTGGCCCTCTGCCACGCATGGCCGTGCTAGGTCCCAGCCGCCTGCCTCAACCGGAGCTAGTGAAGCTTCAAACGGGCGTCATCTCCCACAGTTAG